In uncultured Methanobrevibacter sp., the following proteins share a genomic window:
- a CDS encoding alcohol dehydrogenase catalytic domain-containing protein: MINIVYRLKSPKFFEEAIDEIELDGVVVRPTYLSICQADQRYYQGSRPGDVLEKKLPMALIHEGIGEVVYDNTGEFDSGDNVVMIPNTPGGEDVCRANYSYKSKFRGSGFDGFTSDLVKLDASRVVKIPDDFNPNVAVFIELISVAFQGISKFGELAITPKDTLGVWGDGNLGFITALFLKNKFPDSKIVVFGKHLENLNLFSFADEIYQIHNVPKDLAIDHAFECVGSSASQSAIEQIIDLINPQGTVNLFGVSEYPIPINTRMVLEKGLTIQGNSRSEREDFVGVVETLKQNPQLFEYLEKLVTNICEIKTLDDLRQAFDMDHNSHFGKTILKWNK; the protein is encoded by the coding sequence ATGATTAACATTGTCTACAGACTCAAATCACCAAAGTTCTTTGAAGAGGCTATTGATGAAATAGAACTGGATGGTGTGGTTGTAAGGCCAACCTACCTTTCAATCTGTCAGGCTGATCAAAGATACTATCAGGGTTCAAGGCCAGGGGATGTTCTGGAAAAGAAATTGCCTATGGCATTGATTCATGAAGGAATCGGAGAGGTTGTTTATGATAATACCGGAGAGTTTGACTCCGGTGACAATGTAGTGATGATACCGAACACTCCCGGTGGTGAGGATGTCTGCAGGGCGAATTATTCATATAAATCCAAATTCAGAGGAAGCGGTTTTGACGGATTCACCTCAGATTTGGTTAAACTCGATGCAAGTCGTGTTGTAAAGATTCCTGATGATTTCAATCCTAATGTTGCAGTATTTATAGAACTGATTAGTGTAGCATTTCAGGGAATTTCCAAGTTTGGTGAACTTGCCATAACTCCAAAGGATACATTGGGAGTGTGGGGTGATGGAAATTTAGGTTTTATCACTGCACTATTTTTAAAGAATAAATTTCCGGATTCAAAAATTGTTGTTTTTGGAAAGCACCTTGAAAACTTGAATCTCTTCTCCTTTGCTGATGAGATATATCAGATACATAACGTCCCAAAGGATTTGGCTATTGATCATGCCTTTGAATGTGTAGGTTCAAGCGCTTCCCAGTCTGCAATTGAACAGATTATCGATCTGATTAATCCACAGGGTACAGTAAACCTATTTGGTGTAAGTGAGTATCCTATACCTATAAATACTCGAATGGTTTTGGAAAAGGGATTGACCATTCAGGGAAATAGCCGGTCTGAAAGGGAAGACTTTGTTGGAGTTGTTGAAACTCTCAAGCAAAATCCTCAACTTTTTGAATATCTCGAAAAGCTCGTTACAAACATATGTGAAATAAAAACTCTAGATGACTTGAGACAGGCTTTTGACATGGATCATAATTCCCACTTCGGAAAAACCATTTTGAAATGGAACAAATAA
- a CDS encoding 2-C-methyl-D-erythritol 4-phosphate cytidylyltransferase, giving the protein MIFAAILAGGIGSRMGDTDTPKQFLTLGNKPVIIHTIEKFVINDDIDKTIVLIPKNFINHTINLINEFIGENDDIIVIEGGQTRNDTLLNSIKYIDENFGIDEDSIILTHDSVRPFVTHRIIEDNIDAARKYGACDTVVPATDTIVESVNGETIESIPVRDYYYQGQTPQSFNIKKLFNLINSLTEAETNILTDACKIFTLKDEDVHLVDGEVTNIKITYPYDLKLANTILEDKND; this is encoded by the coding sequence ATGATTTTTGCAGCAATTTTGGCAGGTGGGATAGGTTCAAGAATGGGAGATACTGACACTCCAAAACAGTTCCTGACATTAGGAAACAAGCCTGTTATTATTCATACAATTGAAAAATTTGTAATTAATGATGATATTGATAAGACCATTGTATTGATTCCAAAAAACTTCATAAACCACACTATTAATTTAATCAATGAATTCATTGGTGAAAATGATGACATAATTGTCATTGAAGGTGGGCAAACCAGAAATGACACCTTGCTGAACAGTATAAAATATATTGATGAGAATTTTGGAATTGATGAGGATTCTATTATTCTTACACATGACTCTGTACGTCCATTCGTTACCCATAGGATTATTGAGGACAATATAGATGCTGCAAGAAAATATGGAGCATGTGACACCGTTGTTCCGGCCACAGACACTATCGTTGAAAGTGTCAATGGTGAGACCATTGAAAGTATCCCTGTGAGGGATTATTATTACCAAGGCCAAACTCCACAGAGCTTCAATATAAAGAAACTTTTCAATTTAATCAACAGTTTAACAGAAGCTGAAACCAATATACTGACAGATGCATGTAAAATCTTCACACTTAAAGATGAAGATGTACATCTGGTTGATGGTGAAGTGACAAATATCAAGATTACTTATCCATATGATTTAAAATTAGCAAATACAATACTTGAGGATAAAAATGATTAA
- a CDS encoding class I SAM-dependent methyltransferase yields the protein MMMPENGHRAHGFSSAFFLDSDEIIQELELAGDETFMDAGCGDGHNAIKILEDYNHKGLVYAVDIYNASIEDMETYKSENNIENLINIEADITEGIPGVDDESIDVVLMVNVFHGFKASRKMDEAVDELSRIIKKDGKIAIMDYKAWDVPNGPPTQVRSSPEDLEKLFNDHGLKKIYLNEEIGEDIPEGKSHFLIMFSKE from the coding sequence ATGATGATGCCAGAAAATGGACACAGAGCACATGGATTTTCCAGTGCATTCTTTTTAGATTCCGATGAAATAATTCAAGAATTGGAGTTGGCTGGTGATGAAACATTTATGGACGCTGGCTGCGGTGATGGTCACAATGCAATCAAAATCCTTGAAGACTACAATCATAAAGGGTTAGTATATGCAGTGGATATCTATAACGCATCAATTGAGGATATGGAAACATATAAATCAGAAAATAACATTGAAAACTTGATTAATATTGAGGCAGATATTACCGAAGGTATTCCTGGGGTGGATGATGAATCAATAGATGTAGTTTTAATGGTCAATGTTTTCCATGGATTTAAAGCGTCAAGAAAAATGGATGAGGCTGTCGATGAACTTTCAAGAATAATTAAAAAAGATGGTAAAATTGCGATAATGGATTATAAAGCATGGGATGTTCCAAATGGACCTCCTACACAAGTCAGATCTTCTCCTGAAGATTTGGAAAAATTATTCAATGACCATGGTCTTAAAAAGATTTATTTGAATGAGGAAATCGGTGAAGATATTCCTGAAGGTAAATCTCATTTTTTAATCATGTTTTCAAAGGAATAA
- the argJ gene encoding bifunctional ornithine acetyltransferase/N-acetylglutamate synthase, protein MSFIKELDGGFSVIENLKVSGAREGKYGVSIIVSPNSAASAVFTSNKVVAAPVKYTKNVLKKGIISAVFVNSGNANCFTGQQGIKDCETLVELVAKDLKLPKDEIAISSTGVIGREMPIDIISKVAYESLSSLGDKPENSLAAAKAIMTTDTFPKECAVEVTLTTGEKVKIAGITKGSGMIAPNMGTMLSFIVTDAVIPADEINKALKKAADISFNMIVVDGDESTNDTCLMMANGASGIEVARDGELDSNFQEALNYICIDLAKKMARDGEGATKFIEANVYGAKNDEDARLAAKSIISSSLFKSAVFGGDPNWGRIVSAIGYSGCELDPDIVTISIADDVDDVDLVKKGEILAFDDTPYLERAEKIMQSKNVTVNIDMYLGDGEATAWGCDLTYDYVKINAEYTT, encoded by the coding sequence ATGAGTTTTATTAAAGAGCTTGATGGAGGATTTTCTGTAATAGAAAATCTTAAGGTGTCAGGCGCTCGTGAAGGTAAATATGGTGTCAGCATAATTGTTTCACCAAACAGTGCTGCTTCAGCTGTATTTACATCAAATAAAGTTGTTGCAGCGCCTGTTAAGTATACAAAAAATGTTCTTAAGAAAGGAATTATTTCTGCTGTTTTTGTAAATAGTGGTAATGCAAATTGTTTTACAGGTCAACAGGGAATTAAGGACTGTGAAACCCTAGTGGAACTTGTTGCTAAAGATTTAAAATTGCCAAAAGATGAGATTGCCATTTCATCCACAGGTGTTATAGGCCGTGAAATGCCAATAGATATCATTTCAAAAGTTGCATATGAATCTTTATCTTCTTTGGGTGATAAACCTGAAAATTCTCTTGCGGCCGCTAAGGCCATCATGACTACTGATACATTTCCAAAGGAATGTGCTGTTGAAGTGACCTTGACAACTGGTGAAAAAGTTAAGATTGCAGGAATCACCAAGGGCAGCGGTATGATTGCCCCTAATATGGGAACAATGCTGTCATTCATTGTAACCGATGCGGTTATTCCTGCAGATGAAATCAATAAGGCATTGAAAAAAGCAGCCGATATCAGTTTCAACATGATTGTTGTCGATGGTGATGAAAGTACAAATGACACATGCCTGATGATGGCAAACGGTGCATCCGGAATTGAAGTTGCTAGGGATGGTGAACTTGATTCCAATTTCCAGGAAGCATTAAATTACATTTGCATTGATTTGGCCAAAAAGATGGCGCGTGACGGTGAAGGTGCCACCAAATTCATTGAAGCCAATGTGTATGGTGCTAAAAATGATGAGGATGCACGTCTTGCAGCAAAATCAATCATTTCTTCAAGTTTGTTTAAATCTGCAGTATTTGGCGGGGATCCAAACTGGGGAAGAATAGTCTCAGCAATTGGTTACTCAGGTTGTGAACTGGATCCGGATATTGTCACAATTTCAATTGCAGATGATGTGGATGATGTTGATTTGGTTAAAAAAGGTGAAATATTGGCCTTTGACGACACACCTTATCTTGAAAGAGCTGAAAAGATAATGCAGTCAAAAAATGTCACAGTAAATATTGACATGTATTTGGGTGACGGTGAAGCTACCGCTTGGGGCTGTGATTTAACATATGATTATGTGAAAATCAATGCAGAATACACTACTTAA
- a CDS encoding Zc3h12a-like ribonuclease: MKVVVDASNVAYHVKNENGQPQMSNILAAVKALEESEDEFVIIADASLRHDIDDKEKFARLLDSDNVEEVPAGNDADHFILDIATREKAKILSNDKFRDYAAEFRNIASMRIPFIIDNGRLTFGKPKKPKKDKNILQHICDEIIKELNFKKWEIYTGKEGLEISPLNIAKQAIIRIDNETNAESKLENIFAKIPMFNKIVEMVDDVEIAAPYVIFVLVHPKDYKLAVKNAGNISVTVADRLGLEKKPLIAVRNDLFTKPGTFELNILLADEVTETAPYNILVRVSEHDEVFIKRNSRNIASTIAGRLGSWKFPFVSVKPDMILERPGQFEIELEKGGDLDG, from the coding sequence ATGAAAGTAGTTGTAGATGCTTCTAATGTGGCGTATCATGTTAAAAACGAAAATGGACAACCTCAAATGTCCAACATTCTTGCTGCTGTTAAAGCATTAGAGGAAAGTGAAGATGAATTTGTAATTATAGCTGATGCATCACTACGTCATGATATTGATGATAAAGAAAAATTTGCTAGATTGCTGGACAGTGATAATGTAGAGGAAGTTCCGGCAGGAAATGATGCCGATCATTTTATATTGGATATTGCAACTCGTGAAAAAGCAAAAATTTTATCAAATGATAAATTCAGAGATTATGCTGCTGAATTTAGGAATATTGCTTCAATGAGAATTCCATTCATTATTGACAATGGAAGACTAACATTCGGAAAACCGAAAAAACCTAAAAAGGATAAAAATATTCTTCAACACATTTGTGATGAAATCATTAAAGAATTAAACTTTAAAAAATGGGAAATCTACACAGGTAAGGAAGGTTTAGAGATTTCTCCATTGAATATTGCCAAACAGGCTATTATTCGTATTGATAATGAAACCAATGCGGAATCCAAACTGGAGAACATTTTTGCGAAAATTCCAATGTTCAATAAAATCGTAGAAATGGTTGATGATGTTGAAATTGCAGCTCCATATGTGATTTTTGTATTGGTGCATCCTAAAGATTATAAGCTTGCTGTAAAAAATGCAGGTAACATTTCAGTTACAGTTGCAGACAGATTAGGTTTGGAGAAAAAGCCTTTAATTGCAGTAAGAAATGATTTATTTACAAAACCTGGCACTTTTGAATTGAATATTCTGCTTGCAGATGAAGTGACCGAAACTGCTCCATATAACATTTTAGTACGTGTAAGCGAGCATGATGAAGTTTTCATTAAAAGAAATTCAAGAAATATTGCAAGCACTATAGCCGGAAGACTCGGATCTTGGAAGTTCCCGTTCGTGTCTGTAAAGCCGGATATGATTTTAGAAAGACCGGGACAATTTGAAATAGAATTGGAAAAAGGAGGGGACTTAGATGGCTAA
- a CDS encoding metallophosphoesterase, with the protein MTLIAHISDLHVSNISFDEEIFMAAVAEINNLQPDMIILTGDITDTGYYKEFEQAKRYLEMFEAPLFAIPGNHDARNLGYQTFEELVGEKSWKLTMDGDFTVIGIDSSSPDVDGGHVGRPQHMWLEHQLDECVINENFIIVALHHHVVPIPQTGRERNVLNDAGDILDTLITHEVDLVLSGHKHVPKIWKLNDTLIINAGSLCSTKLRGKNKNSYNVYNITEDEIEIFLNEVKGERFLFGKYPRNKL; encoded by the coding sequence ATGACTTTGATTGCACACATTTCAGATTTACATGTCTCTAACATCTCTTTTGATGAAGAGATATTTATGGCTGCAGTGGCTGAAATAAACAATTTGCAGCCTGACATGATAATATTGACAGGGGACATTACAGATACTGGTTATTACAAGGAGTTTGAACAGGCAAAAAGATATTTGGAAATGTTTGAAGCTCCATTATTTGCCATTCCTGGAAATCATGATGCCCGTAACTTAGGATATCAGACTTTTGAAGAGTTGGTTGGTGAAAAAAGCTGGAAATTAACTATGGATGGTGATTTCACAGTCATCGGAATTGACAGCAGCTCTCCTGATGTCGATGGGGGTCATGTTGGAAGGCCTCAGCACATGTGGCTGGAACATCAGTTGGATGAGTGTGTAATTAATGAAAATTTTATTATTGTTGCTTTGCACCATCATGTAGTGCCTATTCCTCAAACTGGCCGTGAACGTAATGTTTTAAATGATGCTGGCGATATTTTAGACACTCTGATAACCCATGAGGTCGATTTGGTTTTATCCGGACACAAGCATGTTCCAAAGATTTGGAAACTGAATGACACATTGATTATAAATGCTGGTTCATTATGCTCCACAAAACTCAGGGGTAAAAATAAGAATTCCTATAATGTTTATAACATAACTGAAGATGAAATCGAGATTTTTCTAAATGAAGTAAAAGGCGAAAGGTTTTTATTTGGAAAATATCCAAGAAATAAATTATAA
- a CDS encoding nascent polypeptide-associated complex protein, which produces MIPGMNKKQMKQMERQMKKMGMKMEELHGAQEVIIRFEDKELIIDNPSVSLMNVMGQETYQIEGKAREVELEYEIEIPDEDVEMVANSAGVSQEKAREALEECKGDLAEAIMKLNQ; this is translated from the coding sequence ATGATACCGGGTATGAATAAAAAGCAAATGAAGCAGATGGAAAGACAGATGAAAAAGATGGGTATGAAAATGGAGGAACTCCACGGTGCTCAAGAAGTCATAATCCGTTTTGAAGATAAAGAATTAATCATTGATAATCCTAGTGTAAGTCTAATGAATGTTATGGGCCAGGAAACATACCAGATTGAAGGTAAGGCTCGTGAGGTTGAATTGGAATATGAAATTGAAATTCCTGATGAAGATGTTGAAATGGTAGCAAACAGTGCAGGGGTTTCTCAGGAAAAGGCAAGAGAAGCACTTGAAGAATGTAAAGGAGATCTTGCAGAAGCTATAATGAAATTAAATCAATGA
- a CDS encoding aldo/keto reductase: MTKLGMGMMRLPLVDENDQTSIDMEQVNKMVDLYMDAGFNCFDTAFVYHEGVGEAAFRESVVKRYPRESFKISTKLPLFVITEESQLEPLFAQQLENCGVDYFDYYMLHNVSGFTENAWKNVDLYSFIQKKKEEGYIKHIGISTHGNAEFLEEILFEHPELEFVLLQINYLDWDDEGIDSRKCWEVARKYNKKVMIMEPYKGGFLADVPQEAEKLMKDYNPDRSVVSWAMRFVANIDDVCVVYTGASTLEQLENNIDEFKNADPLNDEEMEIIKEVSDIINSNITVDCTKCRYCVDACAEEIDIAKVFDLYNKHKMLEKEDWTQFGNAYLNYSKLPDVGIASDCIECEACIEECPQSINIPEVLKDVAKTFETEIYGFEN, encoded by the coding sequence ATGACTAAATTAGGTATGGGAATGATGAGACTTCCATTGGTTGATGAAAACGACCAGACAAGCATTGACATGGAACAGGTAAACAAGATGGTGGACTTATATATGGATGCAGGATTCAACTGCTTTGACACAGCATTCGTTTATCATGAAGGAGTGGGTGAAGCAGCCTTCAGGGAATCCGTAGTTAAAAGATATCCAAGGGAATCATTCAAAATTTCAACAAAATTGCCATTGTTTGTAATAACTGAGGAATCACAGCTTGAGCCGTTGTTTGCACAACAGCTTGAAAACTGTGGTGTTGACTACTTTGACTATTATATGCTTCATAATGTAAGCGGATTTACAGAAAACGCTTGGAAAAACGTTGACTTATATTCATTCATCCAAAAGAAAAAAGAGGAAGGCTACATCAAGCACATTGGAATATCCACTCACGGAAATGCGGAATTTTTGGAGGAAATCCTATTTGAGCATCCTGAATTGGAATTCGTGTTGCTTCAAATCAACTACCTTGACTGGGACGATGAGGGAATTGACTCAAGAAAATGCTGGGAAGTTGCAAGGAAATACAACAAGAAAGTAATGATCATGGAACCTTATAAAGGAGGATTTTTGGCTGATGTGCCTCAAGAGGCAGAAAAACTCATGAAAGATTATAATCCTGACAGGTCAGTAGTTTCATGGGCAATGAGATTTGTAGCCAACATTGACGACGTATGCGTAGTGTATACAGGTGCAAGCACTCTTGAACAGCTTGAAAACAACATTGATGAGTTTAAAAATGCCGATCCGTTAAATGATGAGGAAATGGAAATTATAAAAGAGGTTTCAGACATCATCAACAGCAACATTACAGTTGACTGTACAAAATGCAGATACTGTGTTGATGCATGCGCTGAAGAGATTGACATTGCTAAGGTATTCGATTTGTATAACAAGCATAAGATGCTTGAAAAGGAGGACTGGACACAATTTGGAAATGCCTACCTCAACTATTCAAAGCTTCCTGATGTTGGAATCGCTTCTGACTGTATCGAATGTGAAGCATGCATTGAAGAGTGTCCACAATCAATCAATATCCCTGAAGTTTTAAAAGATGTTGCTAAAACATTTGAAACTGAAATTTACGGATTTGAAAATTAA
- a CDS encoding acyltransferase, translating to MTVAKSKRIFYFDALRALAIICVIVVHVYAVTRVHVMADYAVIPSFDWIFSQFIGNCFRIGVDLFLMLAGALSLGRVWTIREFLGKRIPRIVGPFLFWGIVTGAIAVIISYYFGFSFINSFDINSIYEFFMGVFFATSRGYDPYWFFWMILGTYLIMPIFNKWLLHSELVEAEYFLVFWLITCLYDYTLNMAFPIKLSYFTCPIGLVVAGYYLRHTERRILNNPYFALALLIITSAVTVILATYHSTASEMYVYNRYSILMCIEVMAVFLLFKNFNKFNINLNFSERLTKMVKMFIFMIAKYSYGIYLIQGLFLCIYRDIVPYCGYCSTFIEMVLLILITSMIIMYVLEKVPYINKVIGAK from the coding sequence ATGACAGTTGCGAAATCTAAGAGAATATTCTATTTTGATGCTTTAAGGGCATTAGCAATCATCTGTGTTATTGTTGTTCACGTTTATGCAGTCACCAGAGTCCATGTAATGGCCGATTATGCAGTTATTCCATCATTTGACTGGATATTTTCACAGTTCATAGGAAACTGCTTTAGAATTGGTGTTGATTTGTTTCTTATGTTAGCGGGAGCATTGTCATTGGGCAGAGTATGGACGATAAGGGAGTTTTTAGGTAAAAGAATTCCACGTATTGTTGGCCCTTTCCTTTTCTGGGGGATTGTGACAGGTGCTATTGCTGTAATAATATCGTATTATTTTGGATTTTCATTTATAAATAGTTTTGATATTAATTCAATATATGAGTTCTTTATGGGTGTTTTCTTTGCCACTTCAAGAGGTTATGATCCATACTGGTTCTTCTGGATGATTTTGGGAACTTACCTCATCATGCCGATATTCAACAAGTGGCTGTTGCATTCAGAGCTTGTGGAAGCAGAATACTTTCTGGTTTTCTGGCTTATAACTTGTCTGTATGATTATACATTAAATATGGCATTTCCAATTAAGCTGTCTTATTTCACATGCCCAATAGGTCTTGTAGTGGCAGGATATTACTTAAGACACACTGAAAGAAGGATTCTAAACAATCCTTACTTCGCATTGGCGCTGCTGATCATAACATCAGCGGTAACAGTCATACTTGCGACCTATCATTCAACTGCTTCTGAAATGTATGTATATAACAGGTATTCCATCCTCATGTGCATTGAAGTGATGGCTGTGTTCTTGCTGTTCAAGAATTTCAATAAGTTCAATATTAATTTAAATTTCAGTGAAAGATTGACCAAAATGGTTAAAATGTTTATTTTCATGATTGCTAAATATAGTTATGGCATTTATCTAATACAGGGATTGTTCCTTTGTATTTATAGGGACATCGTTCCATATTGTGGATACTGCAGTACTTTTATAGAAATGGTATTATTGATTCTCATAACTTCTATGATAATAATGTATGTTTTGGAAAAAGTGCCATATATCAATAAAGTAATTGGAGCAAAATGA
- a CDS encoding DNA-3-methyladenine glycosylase I → MNTNRCHWAGDDETYIRYHDEEWGVPTHDDKELFEMLVLESFQAGLSWITILKKRENFKKAFDDFDVVKVAGYGEEKINELRENEGIIRHKGKITSAINNAKIFIEIQKEFGSFDNYIWGFTDGEIIKAEYLTESDLSKNISKDLKKRGMKFVGPTIIYSYLESIGVIDNHQEDCFKY, encoded by the coding sequence ATGAACACTAACAGATGCCATTGGGCAGGAGACGATGAAACCTACATAAGATACCATGATGAGGAATGGGGAGTTCCAACCCATGACGACAAGGAACTATTTGAAATGCTAGTTCTGGAATCATTTCAGGCAGGGCTTTCATGGATTACCATCCTTAAAAAGCGTGAAAACTTCAAGAAGGCTTTCGATGACTTTGATGTCGTTAAAGTTGCAGGTTATGGTGAAGAAAAAATCAATGAACTTAGGGAAAATGAGGGGATAATCCGCCACAAGGGAAAAATAACCTCCGCAATTAACAACGCCAAGATTTTTATTGAAATCCAAAAGGAATTCGGCAGTTTTGACAACTATATCTGGGGATTTACTGACGGTGAAATAATAAAAGCAGAATACTTGACTGAGTCAGACTTGTCAAAAAATATCTCCAAAGATTTGAAAAAACGTGGAATGAAATTTGTCGGACCAACAATAATCTATTCATACCTGGAATCAATTGGTGTTATTGACAACCATCAGGAGGATTGCTTTAAGTATTAG
- a CDS encoding sulfate/molybdate ABC transporter ATP-binding protein: MSDKSLKVNIHKKLKEFDLDVDFELKNGCLGILGPSGCGKSMTLKSIAGIVNPDSGVVSLTTDEEYVYYDSSKKINLKPQKRHVGYLFQNYALFPNMTVEENVASGLPKNHDGKIVSEMIRRFHLEGLEKRYPRQLSGGQQQRVALARILAYGPDVLLLDEPFSAMDTVLKEQLRIQLVNLLKIFDGFSVLVTHDRDEAFQFCDELLILDEGKVIAKGKTHELFENPGNVRVAKLTGCKNISKIEKIDDYHVMAIDWNLELEVAEKISPNITHIGIRAHDFGPADRDDLNAFDTVDATKLEMPFEWEITLANGLWWKKDKQIRDHEFNIPDYIKIDPNNIILLED, encoded by the coding sequence ATGAGCGACAAATCATTAAAAGTAAATATCCACAAGAAACTCAAGGAATTCGACTTGGATGTCGATTTTGAATTAAAAAATGGATGTCTGGGAATTCTTGGTCCTTCCGGTTGCGGTAAAAGTATGACATTAAAATCCATTGCCGGTATTGTAAATCCTGATAGTGGGGTTGTAAGTTTAACGACTGATGAAGAGTACGTTTATTATGATTCCTCTAAAAAAATTAATTTAAAACCCCAAAAAAGACATGTTGGTTATCTTTTTCAAAACTATGCGCTGTTTCCAAACATGACAGTTGAGGAGAATGTTGCAAGTGGGCTGCCTAAAAATCATGACGGCAAAATCGTTTCGGAAATGATCAGGCGTTTTCATCTGGAAGGATTGGAGAAAAGATATCCTCGACAATTGTCCGGTGGTCAACAGCAGAGAGTGGCCTTGGCACGTATTTTGGCTTATGGGCCTGATGTTTTACTTTTGGATGAACCTTTTAGCGCTATGGATACTGTATTAAAGGAACAGTTACGTATCCAACTGGTAAATTTACTTAAAATTTTTGACGGTTTTTCTGTTCTTGTTACTCACGACCGTGATGAGGCATTCCAGTTCTGTGATGAGCTTCTGATACTGGATGAGGGAAAAGTCATAGCGAAAGGAAAAACCCATGAGCTTTTTGAAAATCCTGGAAATGTGAGGGTTGCCAAGCTCACAGGCTGTAAAAACATTTCCAAAATCGAGAAAATCGATGATTATCATGTAATGGCTATTGACTGGAATCTTGAATTGGAAGTGGCTGAGAAAATCTCACCTAACATTACCCATATAGGAATAAGGGCACACGACTTTGGCCCTGCTGATAGGGATGACCTTAATGCATTTGATACTGTGGATGCAACAAAATTAGAGATGCCTTTTGAGTGGGAAATAACTCTGGCAAACGGTTTGTGGTGGAAAAAGGATAAGCAAATTCGGGATCACGAATTTAACATCCCTGATTATATAAAAATTGATCCCAATAATATAATATTGCTGGAAGACTAG
- the modB gene encoding molybdate ABC transporter permease subunit: MMDWSPIFISMKTASLSILITFFLGLIVAWGIVMIKNDTTKSVLDGIFTLPLVLPPTVVGFFLLYIFGVRGPIGKFFIDFFTVKIAFSWWATVIAAVVMSFPLMYRSARSAFEQVDSNLLDAGRTLGMSEWKIFWKVLFANALPGIIGGGILAYARGLGEFGATAMLAGNIAGQTRTLPMAVYSEVAAGNMGDAFNYVVVIVIIAFIAIFVMDYVSIRKEKQWR, translated from the coding sequence ATGATGGATTGGTCACCTATTTTCATTTCAATGAAAACCGCAAGTTTGTCAATTTTAATAACCTTCTTTTTAGGTTTGATTGTAGCTTGGGGCATTGTCATGATAAAAAACGATACAACAAAAAGTGTACTTGACGGTATTTTCACACTGCCTCTTGTATTGCCTCCTACTGTAGTGGGATTCTTTTTATTGTATATTTTTGGTGTCAGGGGACCTATTGGTAAATTCTTTATAGATTTTTTCACCGTAAAGATTGCATTTTCATGGTGGGCAACCGTTATTGCTGCTGTCGTCATGTCTTTTCCTTTGATGTATCGTTCCGCTCGAAGTGCATTTGAACAGGTTGATTCCAACCTTTTGGATGCCGGCCGTACATTGGGGATGTCCGAGTGGAAAATTTTCTGGAAGGTCTTATTTGCAAACGCATTGCCTGGAATTATCGGTGGAGGAATTCTTGCTTACGCCCGTGGTTTAGGAGAATTCGGTGCTACAGCAATGCTTGCAGGTAATATTGCAGGACAAACCAGAACTCTTCCAATGGCAGTTTATTCTGAAGTGGCTGCAGGAAATATGGGAGATGCATTCAATTATGTAGTTGTCATTGTTATTATAGCATTCATAGCCATTTTTGTAATGGATTATGTTTCAATACGTAAGGAGAAGCAATGGAGATAA